Proteins found in one Flavobacterium channae genomic segment:
- a CDS encoding TM2 domain-containing protein, whose translation MESQKVDMFMMTNAKFFEGHQLNAIRERLLKMDDEKWPMVQTIQFKDPTTALLLSIFAGSLGIDRFYIGDTGMGVGKLLTCGGLHVWTIVDWFLIQGATKEKNMELFNRTFMF comes from the coding sequence ATGGAATCACAAAAAGTAGACATGTTCATGATGACAAACGCTAAATTCTTTGAAGGTCATCAATTGAATGCGATCAGAGAGCGTTTATTAAAAATGGATGATGAAAAATGGCCGATGGTACAAACTATTCAGTTTAAAGATCCAACAACAGCTTTACTTTTATCAATTTTTGCAGGTTCATTAGGTATTGATCGTTTTTATATTGGCGATACTGGAATGGGAGTTGGAAAATTACTTACTTGTGGTGGTTTACACGTTTGGACAATCGTAGATTGGTTTTTAATTCAAGGTGCTACCAAAGAGAAAAACATGGAATTATTCAACAGAACTTTTATGTTCTAA
- a CDS encoding 2-hydroxyacid dehydrogenase gives MNLADIKILHIDSNHPLLWEQLEQAGFSNQADFTSTKQEVEDKIENYHGIVIRSRFKIDKTFLDKATNLQFIARVGAGLESIDCDYAIEKGVHLIAAPEGNANAVGEHALGMLLSLFNNLNKANNEVKSGQWKREANRGHELEGKTVGIIGYGNMGKSFAKKLRGFDVTVLCHDILPNMGDSNADQVSLSELQETADVLSLHTPWTLETDKMINADFINKFKKSFWFINTARGNSVVTADLVEALQSGKILGAGLDVLEYEKLSFETLFEGEKPAAFEYLLQAENVLLTPHIAGWTFESHQKLAQTIVDKICKIYK, from the coding sequence ATGAATTTAGCCGACATCAAAATCCTTCATATCGATAGCAATCATCCTTTACTTTGGGAACAATTAGAACAAGCTGGTTTTAGTAACCAAGCCGATTTTACTTCCACAAAACAAGAAGTAGAAGATAAGATTGAGAATTATCACGGAATAGTAATCAGAAGTCGTTTTAAAATTGACAAGACGTTTTTAGACAAAGCAACTAATTTGCAATTTATTGCTCGCGTTGGTGCCGGATTAGAAAGTATCGATTGTGATTATGCAATCGAAAAAGGCGTGCATTTAATTGCTGCTCCAGAAGGAAATGCAAATGCAGTTGGGGAACATGCACTCGGAATGTTATTGTCGCTTTTTAATAATTTAAACAAAGCAAACAACGAAGTAAAATCGGGACAATGGAAACGAGAAGCCAATCGTGGACATGAATTAGAAGGGAAAACGGTTGGAATCATTGGTTATGGAAACATGGGTAAATCATTCGCTAAGAAACTTCGCGGATTTGATGTAACGGTTTTGTGTCACGATATTTTACCCAATATGGGCGATAGTAATGCAGATCAAGTTTCATTATCAGAACTTCAAGAAACAGCAGATGTGTTGAGTTTGCATACGCCTTGGACACTAGAAACGGATAAAATGATAAATGCTGACTTTATTAATAAATTCAAAAAATCATTTTGGTTTATCAATACCGCAAGAGGAAATTCAGTAGTAACAGCTGATTTAGTTGAAGCATTACAATCGGGTAAAATATTAGGCGCTGGTTTAGATGTTTTGGAATACGAAAAACTATCTTTTGAAACTTTGTTTGAAGGAGAAAAACCTGCTGCTTTTGAATATCTTTTGCAGGCTGAAAATGTGTTATTAACGCCTCATATTGCTGGTTGGACATTTGAAAGTCATCAAAAACTAGCGCAAACTATTGTAGATAAGATTTGTAAGATTTATAAATAA
- a CDS encoding DUF4292 domain-containing protein, with product MKSIIATFLLLVLVGCKTQQNVATAAASDNTEVVKIINGHYQNQHDFSTLNIRANARYEDEKQSHSMNADIRIKKDEIIWINIKFLGIPMAKALITPTKVSYYEKINNTYFEGDFSLLSNWLGTDLDFNKVQNLFLGKAIDDLTKDKWISEINEKLYKLTLPKDTDVKKEFYFEAANYLLKKETINQESQGRSLEIKYPSYKEDKKMFLPNEINIKVEQKDKVTIDIEYKNTTFNENLSYPFSIPSGYTAVEIN from the coding sequence ATGAAATCAATTATCGCTACATTTTTATTACTCGTATTGGTTGGTTGTAAAACCCAGCAAAATGTTGCTACAGCAGCAGCAAGTGATAATACCGAAGTCGTAAAAATAATAAACGGACACTATCAAAATCAACACGATTTTAGTACTTTAAATATAAGAGCAAATGCGCGATACGAAGACGAAAAACAATCACATTCTATGAATGCTGATATTCGCATTAAGAAAGATGAAATCATTTGGATTAACATTAAGTTTTTAGGTATTCCAATGGCTAAAGCGTTAATTACTCCAACAAAAGTGAGCTATTACGAAAAAATAAATAACACTTATTTTGAAGGTGATTTTAGTTTGTTGAGCAATTGGTTAGGAACCGATTTGGATTTTAATAAAGTGCAAAATTTGTTTTTAGGAAAAGCTATTGATGATTTAACTAAAGACAAATGGATTTCTGAAATAAACGAAAAATTGTACAAGTTAACTTTACCAAAAGATACTGATGTTAAAAAGGAATTCTACTTTGAAGCAGCAAATTATCTTTTGAAAAAAGAAACCATTAATCAAGAAAGTCAAGGAAGAAGTTTGGAGATTAAATATCCATCTTACAAAGAAGATAAAAAGATGTTTTTGCCAAATGAAATTAATATTAAAGTGGAGCAAAAAGATAAAGTAACTATTGATATTGAATATAAAAACACAACATTTAACGAAAATTTGAGTTATCCTTTTTCAATACCTAGTGGTTATACGGCTGTTGAAATCAATTAA
- a CDS encoding murein hydrolase activator EnvC family protein has product MNHFFKILFFFLFTTMCFAQSSEQQKLEERKAQILKEISESKSRLEAEKKREKSVLGQISQQKQLIQLRQKLLNTTAKQTRVLSDEIYLTQLEMNKLNRELKVLKEDYEKMIVKSYKSRNEQSRIMFILSSENFLQAYKRIQYMKQYAGFRKMQGEEIKEKQLKLAQAEKRLSESKKEKEIVLQQTEKEKQELEKEKQEQERLVKVIQKDKKKYAAEIDKKQKEAKAIDAKIKKIIADEIAAANKRNAAKSGTTVPKSGTTAASKFVLTAEGKVASDNFKANKGKLPWPVAKGYVSLKHGDQPHPVHKNLTIHNSGVEISTEPGSSARAVFGGEVLQVQVISANNKAVYIQHGDFITVYLNLESVSVSKGQKVSIKQNIGKIHTDSSGKAVIKFLVLQNTTTLNPETWLSM; this is encoded by the coding sequence ATGAACCATTTTTTCAAAATTCTATTTTTCTTTTTATTCACAACAATGTGTTTTGCACAATCTTCTGAACAACAAAAGTTAGAAGAACGCAAGGCGCAAATCCTGAAAGAGATTTCGGAAAGTAAATCAAGATTAGAAGCAGAAAAGAAAAGAGAAAAATCGGTTTTAGGTCAAATTAGTCAGCAAAAGCAGTTAATTCAATTAAGACAAAAATTACTAAATACAACCGCAAAACAAACAAGAGTTTTAAGTGATGAGATTTATCTAACACAGTTAGAAATGAATAAATTGAATCGTGAACTTAAAGTGCTTAAGGAAGATTACGAAAAGATGATTGTAAAATCATACAAAAGTAGAAATGAGCAAAGTAGAATTATGTTTATTTTATCTTCCGAAAATTTCCTTCAAGCTTACAAACGAATTCAGTATATGAAACAATATGCCGGATTTAGAAAAATGCAAGGTGAAGAAATTAAAGAAAAGCAGTTAAAATTAGCACAAGCAGAAAAGCGTTTATCGGAAAGTAAAAAAGAAAAAGAGATCGTTTTACAACAAACCGAAAAAGAAAAGCAAGAGCTAGAAAAAGAAAAGCAAGAACAAGAGCGCTTAGTAAAAGTTATCCAAAAAGATAAAAAGAAATACGCTGCTGAAATAGACAAAAAACAAAAAGAAGCAAAAGCAATTGATGCAAAAATTAAAAAGATTATTGCTGATGAAATTGCTGCCGCTAATAAAAGAAATGCTGCTAAATCAGGAACAACAGTTCCAAAATCAGGGACAACTGCTGCTTCTAAATTTGTTTTAACTGCTGAAGGAAAAGTTGCTTCAGATAATTTTAAAGCGAACAAAGGAAAATTACCTTGGCCAGTAGCAAAAGGATATGTTTCATTAAAGCATGGAGATCAACCACATCCGGTTCATAAAAATTTAACTATTCATAATAGTGGTGTTGAAATTTCTACAGAACCTGGTTCTTCTGCAAGAGCTGTTTTTGGTGGAGAAGTTTTACAAGTACAAGTAATTTCTGCTAATAATAAAGCCGTTTATATTCAGCATGGAGACTTTATTACAGTTTATCTAAATTTAGAATCGGTAAGCGTAAGCAAAGGTCAAAAAGTAAGTATAAAACAGAATATTGGTAAAATTCATACTGATTCTTCTGGAAAAGCAGTAATTAAATTTTTAGTACTACAAAATACAACAACTTTAAACCCAGAAACTTGGTTGAGTATGTAA